CATTGGAATGACGCATAAGCGATTCTGTCTTTCGCACAGCATCGCATAATGTTTCAACCTGTCGAGCATTGATTTCAATTTGCGATTTTGCCGTCTGCCATGCAGTCAGAGCATCGTTCACTTCTTTTCCAGCGTTCAGCAATGATTGCCGGAACAACAGTTTGGCTTCTTCCTGACGGCTTTTGGCTATCTTCAAGTTGGCGATGTTTGTGCCCCGGTTGAATAAGGGCTGTGTCAGGGAACCGATGGCATTGAGCAACCATTGTCCGGGATTTACGATTACGCCACCGCCGTTATTAGTCCATCCAAGAGTCCCCGAGAGGGTAATATTGGGATAGAAGGCGGCACGAGCCGCATTGGTGGCGTAGAACGCCTGCGCCAGTTCCATTTCAGCCTGACGCACGTCGGGACGGTTGGAAAGCAGTTGCAAAGGGACTCCAATCGAGACAGTATCGGGGAAAGCAGCCTCGGCCAGATTACTTCGTCCAATCGAGTGTGACGGCATGGCAAGTATCGCAGACAGGGCATTTTCTGTTTCGGAAATACTCTTGCGTATGGATAACAGGGATGCTTCGAGTCGCATCACGTTCGCCTTTGCCTGCAATACGCCGGCTTCGTTTGATTTCCCCACTTTTTTCAACGCTTCAAGAGTACGTACGGTAGTCCGCCAGTTCTCCAAAGTCCGGTTACTTATTGCCATTTGTGCGTCAAGCATGGCAAGGGTGTAGTAACTGTCTGCAATAGTGGCGACAAGCTGTGTCTGTACGGCCTGCCGGTAGGCACGGCTTCCTTGTAACGCGGCGGCTGCACCACGCTTTGCCGCCGTAAGTTTGCCGAAGATGTCCAGTTCCCAGCTTGCCGACGCTCCCACATTATATGTCTTTGCCGTTGCTCCGTCATGTTTATTGGCATTACCTTCGGCAGTCAGTCCCAGTGATGGAAGATATGATAGTCTGGCAGTCATCAGGACGGCTTCTGTCGCTTCCACGCGTAACCGTGCCACATTGAGGTCTGTGTTCCGTTCAAGTCCGGTTTCAATCAAGGACTGGAGTTTCGGGTCGGTAAACATTTCCCGCCACGACAGGGACGCGATGGTCGTTGTATCAATGTCCGCCGGTACGTCCCGATACAGATTCTCCGTTGAGAGGTCAGGACGATGATACCGGCTGTATGTGCCACAACCGGCAAACATCCATCCCGACAATATGATATATATTACTGTCTTCTTCATTTAATTATGCTTAACACGTTCTTGAATATATTGGAATACAATAAACAATGACGGCACAAGGAACAACAGAGCCAAAGTACCGACAATCATTCCACCGATTACACCTGTGGCAAGCGAACGGCTGCCGTTGGCACCCACTCCGTGCGCCATCATCAGCGGGACAAGACCGAACACCATGGACAGCACAGTCATCAATATAGGGCGCAGGCGGACTTTTGCCGCACTGTATGCTGCCTGTGCCAGCGTCATGCCTTCCGACCGCCGCTTGCCGGCGTATTCGGTAAGCAGGATGGCGGTCTTGGCAAGCAGGCCGATAATCATGATTAATCCGGTCTGCATGTAGATGTTGTTCTCCAGACCGAAGAGCCACGCAAACAGGAAACTGCCCATTAGTCCGCAAAGCACCGACAACAGAACCGCGAAGGGTATGAACACGCTCTCATACAAGGCGCACAGAATCAGATAGACCAGAACCATGCAGAGCAGGAATATAAGCGTGGCATTGTTGGTCGTCTTGCTTTCCTCACGCGAAATGCCGCCAAACTCGTATGTGTAATTTGACGGAAGCACTTCACGTGCCGTCTCGCCGATGGCTTCGAGCACCTGCCCTGAACTGTAACCCTGCGCCGGCGACCCGCTAATCGAGATGGCGTTGAACAGGTTGAAACGGGTGAGGTCTGACGGGCCGTTGGTCTTGGTCAGGCGCACGAACCGGCTCAAAGGCGACATGCCGCCATCGGAGGCGCGCACATACATGTGGTGCAGGGATTCCGCATTCACA
The Bacteroides caecimuris DNA segment above includes these coding regions:
- a CDS encoding efflux transporter outer membrane subunit — protein: MKKTVIYIILSGWMFAGCGTYSRYHRPDLSTENLYRDVPADIDTTTIASLSWREMFTDPKLQSLIETGLERNTDLNVARLRVEATEAVLMTARLSYLPSLGLTAEGNANKHDGATAKTYNVGASASWELDIFGKLTAAKRGAAAALQGSRAYRQAVQTQLVATIADSYYTLAMLDAQMAISNRTLENWRTTVRTLEALKKVGKSNEAGVLQAKANVMRLEASLLSIRKSISETENALSAILAMPSHSIGRSNLAEAAFPDTVSIGVPLQLLSNRPDVRQAEMELAQAFYATNAARAAFYPNITLSGTLGWTNNGGGVIVNPGQWLLNAIGSLTQPLFNRGTNIANLKIAKSRQEEAKLLFRQSLLNAGKEVNDALTAWQTAKSQIEINARQVETLCDAVRKTESLMRHSNATYLEVLTAQQSLLEAEVQQLQTRFERIQSVIKLYHVLGGGM